From Pleurocapsa sp. PCC 7319:
TATACATTAAAATTTAGCGACGCACTGTAAGAATGTATCTACCTTTACCCCCTTCGTCATAGGCATTAACAATTACGTTATAAATGCCATTTTCGGGGATGATTACCCTAATGCGAGCATTACTATTGTCTTCGCTAATATCATCGTTCTGCTCAATAATATTTCCTTGATCGTCAATTAAAGCGACAAAGGCATCAAACTCATCACTTTCTAAATAAATGATAAAGGAGTCTCCTGCTTTTCCTTCTAAAGGATAAGAATCATAAAAACTCCCATCGTCCTCAATTATGCGATCGCCTTCCTCTAAAGAACCTCGTTCGACATTTTCTAGTAAACGTGAACTATCAGAGGCAGTAGCTACTTGTTCTTCTGAATTATCTGTTTCTTCTGAATTATCTGTTCCAGCTTCAAACATCTCAATATCTTCTGGATCTTGATTATTAGCTGATTCTAATTCTTCTTCTTTGTCTAATTCTTCCTCTGAATCCTCTTCTAAATCTAGATCTGGATTATTTATTGCTTCTAGTTCCTCTGGCTCCAATTCTTCCTCTACTAAGGATTCTTCATCATCATTGTTATCAATGTTGTCTGCCTCTTCTTCTACCAGCTCTTCATTAGCTTCTGCTAATTCTTCTTGTTCCTCAATGTCAGCTTGAGAGATTTCAATTTCTTCTTCTGGAGCAGACTCTTCAGATTCCGAAGTTGATGGGATTACATCGGGAAGATCACCAGGAGTCGAGGGTACCTGTGGTAATGGTGGTTTAGGTAGAACAGGAGTTTCTGCTACTTTGTCATTGTCATTTGAAGGATCTGTTATTGGAGCAGCTGGCGAATCTGGATTGACCTCCCTTACTGTTGTTTCGGGTTTATTGGCAGTAGTTGTATTTGACGTTGTTTCTACGTTTGATTGTGGTTCGACCTTAGCAACATCGGTTGCTGAATCGGAATAGGCGATCGCACATACCTTGGTGTATCTAGGATCTGGTTTACAGACGACTCCCGTATTCTCTAAATCTGGACTTAAAAGACTGTTACGGCGACGGCGATCAGGAAATAGTTCGTCTACTACCAGACTCATCACGATTCCCTTAGCTGTAACTCTACCGTAGCTAATATTCTGAATATTGTTAGCAGTAGCAAAATTTTCTAGTTGATTATTCGCCGTGGCTAAAATTTGCTCGGAGGTATCTAGAGGAGATAAGGGCTGTTGATTTTTTAAAATTGCGATCGCTTCTTCTAAAGCCTTCAATCCTCTATTAGTTCTAATCGGCTTTTCTCCAGGTAATTTGAGCCAGACACCATCATAGTATTGCCGTTGTTCTTGCAACCATTGAGCATAACCTTGAGGGTCAGTTCTAACTCGGTTAATCTCGGATAGTATTGCAGGCTCTAGTTCGGTTTGGTCAGTATTATCCTCTTGTCTATTTGTCTGCTGTGCTGCTAAGTTTTGGACACTCACACGAGGATTTGGAATACCTAAAAATAAACAATTAATGATTAAACTAAAAATGCAGAGCTTAAAACTGGGTATATACACTTTGATCATCTCAGTTTCGTATATTATATAACGTCAAAAAGCGATTGCAAATATCCCCACAAAAGCCTTTTCTTGCATTTGGTCAGAACAACAATTTCCAGTATTTTTCACTTCATACTTTCTGGTTCATCAATAATTTAAGCAACCACTTCCTTATTGTAAATAAACTTACAAAAAAAAACGATTCAATGAAGCTTGAAAGATCTCTCTCAATTATCACCGTATCGCTTTTAACTATTAATTCTAAGAGCCAAAACTGATGGCTTAGATTTTAGTATTTACCTGATTGGCATTTTAATTAACCTTCTGGCTCAATTGCCGAAGGATCTAGACCCGTATAAGCTCTTGCTGTCTTATCATCTAAAATGACATTTTCGTCGTCACTCAGATTTTTATAAGAACGGCGGGGAGTTTCATCTGGGCTAGCGTTAATGTCTTCTCCCAAGCGATAAGATTCAAAATCGCCACCATAGCCATATACTGCATTACTTCGTAGAGAAGAATCCATATCACCACGGACGTTCATTGGTTCATCATGGGTATTAAAACCACTACCGGCAGGAATCAGACGACCAATAATGACATTTTCTTTGAGTCCTCTCAGCCAGTCCGATTTACCTTCAATTGCTGCCTCAGTTAAAACTCTAGTAGTTTCCTGGAAGGAAGCCGCTGAAATAAAGCTATCGGTATTCAAGGATGCCTTAGTAATTCCTAACAGTACAGGAGTATATTGAGCCGGAGCACCTCCAGTAATAGACATAGCTTCGTTAACCTGTTCAATTTGACGTAACTCCAACAGTTCTCCCGGCAGAATGATAGTATCCCCCCCATCATCAACTCTAACTTTAGCAGTCATTTGTCTGACGATTACTTCAATGTGCTTATCAGAGATATCAATTCCCTGACTTTGGTAAACAGACTGTACCTGGCGAACTAAGAATAACTGGGCTTTTTGTAAGCCAATTAGAGATGCTTCATAACATCCTTTTTCAGGTAAGTGATAATTAAAGTAGGTCTCCAAAATCTCATGAGGATTAGCAGGTCCATCGGTTAGTGGTTCTCCTGCTTCTACGACCTGTCCATCACTAACGATGGCATTTTGCCCTGGTTTAATGGGATAGTCGCTAACTACTCCATCGTCTTCAATAATTTTGATATCTACAGTCTCGTTTTCTTCGTAGACGACTTGACAAACTCCAGAGCTGCGACTGAGAACACAAGCTTCCTTGGGTTTACGAGCTTCCAACAGTTCTTCAATACGTGGTAAACCTTGAATAATATCCCCTGTTTTAGAACGTTCAAATACTAGTAGAACCAAATTGTCACCACGCTGTACTAAGTCACCATGATCGATATGCAGTACTGCCCCTTGAGATACACGGTAAGGTCTTGTATGACGCAGAATTATCCTGGTTTTGCCTTCGGCTTTTTCGGTTATCTCAACAACCCGTCCTGATTGTTCTGTCCTGACTCCTGGAGCAATTTCACTACCAGATACAAGCAAATCTCCTTCTTTACAGTTGCAATCATTTTGGGCAACATCCAACTCATGAGTAATCAGATCGCTATCACGCACTACTAGGATACGACGAATAGCTTCAGAACCTTCTTGAATCCCCTGTACTTCTCCAGAAGATTTACATTGAATTTCAGTACGAGCAATAGTTGCACCTTTGGTAATTTCCTGACCATCTTTTACCAAAACTCTAGTTTGAATCTGTCCACTATGAGGATCGACATCGGTATCCCTTCTTAATACCAAAGATTCCAAAATTACCATCTGCAATCTTTTAGTATCAGAGTCATCGTCATCTGGTTGTAATTCGATGTCAGCACTTAGATTAGCAATTACATCTGATTCTTCGGTAGTATCGATTTCTAAGACTAATTGAGTACTTAGCAGAGATAGACTACTGACAGATTTAACTCGCTCTCCATCTTTATAAAATATTCTCTGTACAGAGCGTAATTCAATTTGACGACCATCATCTTGATTAATCGAAGCTTGAGAAGGAATTGAAGGTTCGTCTGCCACTTCAAACTCTTTGACTGGTCGTAAGATCAGAGCTGGTCCTTCAGTAGTTTCTACTACCTCTCCGTATCTCAGTTCTTCTACTGTTACTCCAGGCAGAACTTCTGTTCCTGGTTGAATTAGCTGTTCATGCCAATCACTCTTAGGATCATCTAGTTGGTGAATTTCTCCTGGTTTAATAATAATTTCCCGTAGAATGTCATTCTTTTGGACTACTTCGGCAATCCCCGAAGATTGACAGAATACGTCTTTAACAACCTCAGCACCGGCCTCTACATACTCTCCATCTTCAACGATCAAAAGTGATATATCTTTATTGACTTCATGGCTTTCTTCAGGAATCCACAGCAAAGAACCGCCTTTCTCAATTTCATAACCTTGTTTACGATTACCTTTACCAATGGTCAGACCGCCATATTTAATAATTCCGCCCGTTTCTGTGCGATAGCGATCATCGATTAACTCCGCAACAATTTGATTGTTTTGGACTTTTGTGCCAGGGGTAGCTTTAAGCAAGAACTTACGATTATCGGCAGTATAAATAATATATTGTTCGCGACCACCATCACTTTCAATTCTAACTTTGGCTTGGTCAAGAGATACCGAAGCGGTAACAATCTCAATCTCCCTGCTATCGGGTGACATTCTCACAACACCACCATTGGCGGCTGTTAGTCTAGTTTGCGCTAATATATCTCCTGGGTTAACTTTGTCGCCATTTTTCACGCTGGCTTCTGCACCAGGAAGTAAATTGTATACTTCCCCTGATAAAATCCACAGTAATCCAGCTCTTTGAGCTATGCGAGTAGTATTACCCTGGCGGTCTTTTTTATCCTCAGGTATGAGATCGGCAAAGACAACTTCTCCTGCTAAGTCAGAAGTTACGTCCTTAGCTGCCTTTTCAGTTGATTTTTGAACCTTAACTTTGGCGACTTCTACTAGCAGTTGTCCTTTTTTAACTTCTTCTCCATCTTTGACGTATACCAATGAACCTGCTGTTAAAGCAGTGCTAACGGTTTTACCTTTATTGGGGATTAATTGGATATCTCCCACGGTTTCTACCTGTTCTCGTACGTCTCCGTGACGAGTCCGAATTTGACGGGTGGTTAAACCTGTACCGAACTTAACCTTACCATCTGCCTTAGCTCTGATTTGCCGAGCTACTTCTCCTGTAAATACACCACCAGTATGGAAGGTACGCATAGTGAGCTGAGTACCTGGTTCTCCAATAGACTGAGCAGCAATAATCCCCACTGCTTCTCCCATATCTACCATGTGTCCGTGGGCAAGACTCCAACCGTAGCAATTTTGACAGACGGAACGAGCTGCTTCGCAAGTTAGAGGAGAACGCACCATGACTGTATCTACGCGATCGCCTAATTCTTTGGCTAATTCACGATTGATGTGCTGGTTACGAGGAGCAATTACTTCTTTAGTTTTTTTGTCTACGACATCTTCACCTAAAACTCTACCTAAAAGACGGTCTGATAGAGGAATCAAAGTGCGATCGCCGTCTTTCATAGCACTTAAAGTGATACCTCGCTGGGTACCACAGTCTACTTCTCGCACAATCACGTCTTGGGAAACGTCTACTAAACGACGAGTTAGATAACCAGAGTCAGCTGTACGCAAAGCTGTATCTACCAGACCTTTTCGCGCACCATAAGACGAGATAATGTATTCAGTGACAGTTAATCCCTCACGGAAATTAGTTTTAATTGGGAGGTCAATAATTTCCCCTTGCGGATCGGCCATCAAACCACGCATACCTACTAGCTGACGTACCTGAGACAAATTACCCCTCGCACCACTAAAAGCCATCATATAAACAGAATTTAGAGGATCAGTAGCACGAAAATTGGTTACTACTTCATCTTTTAGGTTTTCCGAAGTGCTATTCCAGGTATCAATTACTTTTTGGAAACGTTCTACTTCGGTGATTTCACCACGAGCATATCGATCCTCAGTTTCCCTAATTTCCACTTCTGCTGCTTCCAGCAACTCAGCTTTAATTGGTGGTACTTTTAAATCATCGACGCTAATGGAAACCCCCGCTACCGTAGCATAGCGAAAGCCCATTTCCTTAAGTAAATCAGCCATGGTCGCACTGCGAGCCGAGCCATATTCGGTATAAGACAAAGTCATCAATTTTTTCAGACGACCTTTATCAACGATGTGATTATAAAATTTCATTCTTAGTTTTTCCCGTTCCTAGCTATTAAAAGTCTCTAATCTCTCAGATTGAGCGATGTTGCTTATACCGTTGCTGTTAAAGCATTTTGTACGGTCTTGTTATAAATAATTCGACCGATAGTAGTCTCTATATACTGGGCAATTTGTTCTCCTTCAGGGGACTTTCTCACAAATCTTTGGCGATAATACTCAATCTTGCTACCATCAACCAAAGTTTCTGATTCCAAAACCTCATTGTCGGGTTTATCTGTTTCTACTTCTCCCTCATAACGTAGCCAGACATAGGCATGAATATCCACTTGTCCCTGCTCATAAGCTTTGATGGCGTCATCCAGGTTGCCAAAACGACGACCTTGTCCTTTAGTTGCCTGAGGATTTTCGGCAGTCAGATAATAGCAACCTAAAACCATATCTTGAGAGGGTGCGACAATTGGTCTTCCCGTGGCGGGAGAGAGAATATTATGACAAGCTAGCATTAGCAATCTAGCCTCAGCTTGGGCTTCTAGTGACAAGGGAACATGTACCGCCATCTGGTCACCATCAAAGTCAGCATTAAATGCCGGACAAACTAAGGGATGCAGTTGAATTGCCCTACCTTCGACTAAAATTGGCTCAAATGCTTGAATACCTAAACGGTGCAAGGTAGGAGCCCGGTTTAACATTACTGGATGTCCAGCAATTACTTCTTTAAGTACCTCGTAGACACTGGGGTCGTTGCGCTGAATTAGTTTTTTGGCGGCTTTGATATTATTGACCATACCGCTATTGATTAAACGATGGATCACAAAGGGTTGAAACAACTCGATCGCCATTTCCCTAGGCAAGCCACACTGATAAATCTTCAGTTTAGGACCAACCACAATTACAGAACGTCCTGAATAATCAACCCGTTTACCCAATAAGTTTTGGCGAAAACGTCCTTGCTTACCCTCAATAATGTCTGAGAGAGATTTAAGAGGACGATTGTTGGCACCAACAACTGTCCGACCGCGACGACCATTATCGATCAGAGCATCTACAGCCTCTTGTAGCATCCGTTTTTCATTACGGACAATAATTTCTGGAGCTAAAATCTCTTGCAGTCTAGCTAAACGATTGTTGCGGTTAATTACTCGTCGATAAAGATCGTTCAGGTCAGAAGTAGCAAAACGACCACCATCTAGCTGTACCATCGGACGTAGATCGGGAGGAATTACGGGAATAGCCGTAACTACCATCCACTCTGGACGAGAACCTGTCGCCACAAAGTTATCAATTACCCGCAGACGTTTAATTAACTTAGCTCTTTTCTGTCCTTTAGCATCGTTAATTTGCTCACGTAGTTTCTCGGCTTCTTCTTCTAAATTAACTTCTTCTAAAAGCCGTTGAACCGCTTCAGCACCAATACCTACTTCAACCCCGACTAATTCAGAGTCTTCGCTATAAAGCTGGTCTTCAATTTCAATCCACTGATCTTCAGTCAACAACTGTTTGGCAGATAAATTGCCTGCATTGCCAGGATCGAGAACTACATACGCGTTAAAATAAACTACCTGTTCTACATCTCGTAACGGCATATCAAGTAAGATACTCAAATAGCTAGGAATACCCTTGAGATACCAAACATGAGTCACAGGTGCTGCGAGCTTAATATAGCCCATACGATGACGGCGTACCCGTGACTCTGTAACTTCCACTCCACAACGCTCACAGACAATTCCGCGATGGCGTACGCGTTTGTATTTACCGCAATGACATTCCCAGTCCTTGGCTGGACCAAAAATGCGCTCACAAAATAACCCGTCCATTTCAGGTTTGAGAGTACGGTAGTTAATCGTTTCTGGTTTAGTTACCTCGCCAACTAATTGACCGTTAGGCAGAGTTCTTTCTCCCCATTGACGAATTCGCTCTGGAGAGGCAATACCAATTTTTACGTAATCAAATCGCTGTTCTATTTGGTTTCTCATTATTGACTGAATATTAGGGATAGGGATTAGTTGTTTCTTGACAAGAAACGAAGGCAGAAGAAATACTTTCTTCATCCTTCATAACCCATCATTCATCCTTTAAAAGCTATACTTCTTCGGTGGTTTCTTCTCGCTGTAAAGATTCATAAGTAGGACGATTAGGAGTACGACGAGGAGTATCTGCCATTAAATCCACTTCAACATCACGACTGCTACCATCCTCTAACGCCTCCAATTTATGAACCGCGATATCTAACCCTAAAGACTGCAATTCTCGCATCAATACTTTGAAGGATTCTGGGGTACCAGGGCGAGGAATCGGTTTCCCTTTAACAATGGCGTTTAGCGCCTCGTTTCGTCCCTGCATATCGTCAGATTTAACCGTCAATAACTCTTGTAGAGTATAGGCTGCACCATAGGCTTCTAATGCCCATACCTCCATTTCTCCAAAGCGTTGTCCCCCCTGTTGTGCTTTACCGCCTAAAGGCTGTTGAGTAACTAGAGAGTAAGGACCAGTAGAACGAGCGTGAATCTTGTCGTCTACCAGATGAACCAGCTTAAGCATATAAGCCTTACCTATGGTTACAGGACGATCAAATGGTTCTCCTGTGCGTCCGTCAAAGACTTGGATTTTTCCGGGGTTTTGCTCATCATATACCCAAGATCTACCTGGTTTACGAGCAGCTTCCTGAATTTTGCCATGTACAGTTTCTCGAGATGCTTCTTTGCCATACATCTCATCAAAAGGCATCATTTTGAAACGCATTGCCAAGTTTTCCCCAGCCCAGCCCAAGAGACACTCAAACACCTGTCCCACATTCATCCGCGAAGGAACACCCAAGGGATTGAGGGCGATATCAATCGGCGTACCATCAGGAAGATAGGGCATATCTTCAATCGGCAAAATACGGGAAATAATTCCTTTGTTGCCATGACGACCTGCCATTTTATCCCCTACTTGAATCTTACGTTTTTGAGCCACGTAGATTCTGACTACCATGTTTGCTCCAGGGGGCAGCTCGTCACCCTGTTCTCTGGTAAAGACACGAACATCTACTACCCTACCTTTCTCTCCATTAGGAACTCGTAGGGAATTATCACGAACATCCCTAGCTTTTTCGCCAAAGATTGCTCTCAAGAGCTTTTCTTCTGGAGGCTGATCGGATTCTCCTTTGGGAGTCACTTTACCAACTAGGATTTCTCCCGCTTCTACCCAAGCACCAATATGAATAATGCCCCGTTCGTCTAGGTTGCGCAAAGCATCTTCCCCAACATTAGGAATTTCTCTGGTGATTTCCTCTGGTCCTAATTTGGTTTGTCGAGCTTCAATTTCAAATTTTTCGACGTGAATACTAGTGTAAACATCATCATAAACTAGACGTTCGCTGATTAAGATGGCATCTTCATAGTTGTAACCTTCCCAGGGCATATAGGCGATTAAAACATTCTGTCCTAAGGCTAGTTCTCCACCTTCAGTAGAGGAGCCGTCTGCCAAGACCTGTCCTGGGACAACATCTTCTCCTGCATAAACCAAAGGTCGCTGATTTAAACAAGTATCTTGATTAGAACGCTGGTATTTCTGTAATTTATATGTGATTTCCTCCCCAGGGTCGGGGGCATACAATCCATTGTTCCCCTCTTCTACTCTGACCCTAACAACATTAGCGTCAACATAAGTCACAATTCCGTGAGTTCGTGACACCACAACCATCCCAGAATCTCGAGCAGCTTGAGCTTCTAAGCCAGTACCAACTAAAGGACGCTCTGGTCTCAAGAGAGGTACAGCTTGACGCTGCATATTGGAACCCATTAGGGCGCGGTTGGCATCATCATGCTCCAAGAAGGGAATCAAACTAGTAGCTACTGAGACAATCTGCACCGGAGAAATAGCTACATAATCAACTTCATCTGAAGCACAGGTGGAAAATTCTTGACGGTAACGAATGGCGATCGTATCTCCCAGAATATAGCCATCATCATCTGTAGCCACATCTCCTGGTGCCACTCTCATGTCGTCTTCTTCATCAGCAGTGAGGTACACAGGCGCATCATCACGCAATACACGACCATTCTTCACTGGATAATAAGGCGTGGCAATAAAACCATAGGGATTTACTCGGGCATAAGTAGCTAATGAACCAATTAATCCAGCGTTAGGTCCTTCAGGAGTTTCCACCGGACAAATTCGACCATACTGAGTAGGATGAATGTCTCGAACAGCAAAACCCGCTCTTTCTCGAGTTAATCCCCCTGGACCAAGGGCTGAAAGACGACGTTTATGGGTTAATTCGGCTAGGGGATTAGTTTGATCCATGAACTGGGATAACTGGGACGAACCAAAGAATTCTTTGATCGCAGCTACCAATGGTTTAGGATTGACTAAAGCTGCTGGAGTTAAGCTATTAGCCTCGCTGACTGTCATCCGTTCACGAATAATTCTTTCGAGACGATTTAAACCGACCCTCACTTGGTTTTGCAGCAATTCTCCAACGGAACGTACTCGGCGATTGCCTAAGTGGTCGATGTCATCGGTGCTACCACCGTCGAATTCTAAGTTAATTAGATAGGCTACTGCTGCCAAAATATCAGTAGTGGTTAGTACTCTGGTGGTATCGGGAACCGTAAGACGCAGCTTTTTATTAAGTTTATAACGACCAACCCGTCCTAAATCATAGCGTTTAGAATCGAAGAAGCGTGATTCTAATAGTTGCTGCCCACCACTAACAGTAGGAGGTTCTCCAGGACGTAGCTTACGATAAAGCTCTAACAAGGCTTCTTCTTCGCTGGGGTTCCCCTCTTTGTCTAAAGTCTTCTGATAAAAGTCAGGATGGCGAATTCCATCCATGATCTCATTGTCGCTCAAACCGATCGCCTTTAATAGCACCTGAGCTGAAAGCTTCCGGGTTTTATCGATTCTGACCCAAACTAAACCATTTTTATCAGTTTCAAACTTTAACCAAGCTCCTCGGTTGGGAATTAACGACGCAGAATAAGTACGACGACCATTTTTATCGGTTTCCGCTTTATAGTAAACTCCAGGAGAACGCACAATCTGGTTGACAATTACCCTTTCCGCACCATTGATAATAAAAGTTCCCCGGTCGGTCATTAAGGGCAAATCCCCGACAAACACCTCCATTTCCTTGATTTCACCGCTTTCTTTATCGATTAAACGGGTCGGAACATAAACTTGAACGTTATAAGTGCTATCGCGGCGTTTAGCCTCTTCCATAGAATACTTAGGTTCTTTGAGCCGATAGTTTTCCCCCAGGAAATGTAGCTCAAATTTACCAGTGTAATCAGTGATTGGGGAAAAACTATTAAGTTCTTCGATTAATCCCTCTTCTAGAAACCAACGAAAGCTAGAACGCTGAATTTCAATTAAGTCTGGTAGCAGGTTATAAGTCAGATTAGTCATGAAGATTATGGCTCTTGATACTATGTTTGAGTTTTTCGGCTCTGAGAAAAAGTTGAAAACTAAAGTTTAAAGTTTATTATTTAGAATTTAGAGAAGTTAAATGGCAATTTATTGCTAACTCTTTAGCTGAATGTTAAATAAACGACAAGCGTTCTCCGTAGTCTGCTCAGCTATACTCTCCAAGGAGACTTGGCGTAGTTGAGCAACATGTTCAGCTACGTGCAATACATAAGAAGGTTCATTAGTTTTACCTCGGCGAGGAACAGGAGCCAAAAAAGGACAGTCTGTCTCAATTAGTAGGCGATCGCTGGGCACCATTTTAGCTGCTGTTTGCACTTGCTTGGCGTTTTTAAAAGTAACAATACCGCTATAGCTGATATAGAAACCTAGATCGAGAAACCACCCAGTTTCTTCTTTATTTCCTCCCCAGCAGTGCATAACCCCTGGAACTGCTCCTTCAGTTTGCCAAAAGTCAGTCAATAATTCCTTTAAACTAGCTGCCGCCTCGCGACAGTGAATAATGACCGGCTTGTCGAGTTCTTTGGCTATTCTCAACTGCTCTTGTAAAGCGACAATCTGTATTTTCTGGTTATCGGCTTTATAGTAATCTAAACCTGTTTCACCAATAGCCACTACACGGACATCTGAAGCCGCTAGGGACTTTATTTCCTTTGCGGTGCTATCTTGCCACTTATCGGCATCTAAGGGATGTAACCCAACCGCAAAAGACAATTCAGGGAAACGATCCGCTAAGGACTGTATTCCCTGAAACTCTTTAGGTTCTACACAAGAATGTACCAAGTGGACTACACCTGCTTCCTGCCAACGCTGCTTTAACGAGCTTAAATTCCCTTGAAAAACATCGAAATTGATGTGAACATGGGTATCTATTAACTGCATTTACTTGGTGTATCGCTTGTTATCAAAATATATTTGTATTAATTAAGGCTCGACACTTAGCTTAAGAAAGAGCTGCATAATTCAACAATTCAGACTTAAGAAGCTGTCGCATTTTTCAATATTCTAGCTATGCGGGCTTTTTTCCTGGCTCCATTGTTTTTATGCAAGACATTGCGCTTAACTGCTTTGTCTATTTTACTGTAAGCTGCCGACATAGCTTGCTTAACAGTTTCTAGATTTTCTGGAGTGGGTTCGGCTGTATATGTTTCTACCGCACCAAAATATTTTTTAGTAAGCGTTCTGAGGGCAGATTTGTACGTTTTATTACGCAGACGATTGCGCTCTGCTGTTCTGATACGTTTGATTGCCGATTTGGAATTAGCCACAGGAAGTTATTATTTTTGTGAGTAAATTTGAAATTATACATAAACAGGATTTATCAATATAGCAACAATTTGACAAATGTGTCAAGCTAAAAAATATATTATTATACTTTAATTTTTATTAGCGTCGAGCTTTTACTCGATTTTGAGACTCTTGCCGCCTGGATGATTGCGCCTTCAAGTGTCTAGTCGATTTTTTAAATAGAGTGCCATGCATTAACTTAGTGGTGTAGGCGATCGCCATTAGGGTGGTAACAAAACCGATAACTGAAGCTACAATCTGTCTAGGATCGTTGTTTCCTGAGAGCAAAT
This genomic window contains:
- a CDS encoding TatD family hydrolase, coding for MQLIDTHVHINFDVFQGNLSSLKQRWQEAGVVHLVHSCVEPKEFQGIQSLADRFPELSFAVGLHPLDADKWQDSTAKEIKSLAASDVRVVAIGETGLDYYKADNQKIQIVALQEQLRIAKELDKPVIIHCREAAASLKELLTDFWQTEGAVPGVMHCWGGNKEETGWFLDLGFYISYSGIVTFKNAKQVQTAAKMVPSDRLLIETDCPFLAPVPRRGKTNEPSYVLHVAEHVAQLRQVSLESIAEQTTENACRLFNIQLKS
- the rpsT gene encoding 30S ribosomal protein S20, with the protein product MANSKSAIKRIRTAERNRLRNKTYKSALRTLTKKYFGAVETYTAEPTPENLETVKQAMSAAYSKIDKAVKRNVLHKNNGARKKARIARILKNATAS